Proteins from one Triticum aestivum cultivar Chinese Spring chromosome 7A, IWGSC CS RefSeq v2.1, whole genome shotgun sequence genomic window:
- the LOC123150997 gene encoding uncharacterized protein → MEREPTSSMEAVARGSGSSMEGVRLTGKVQMFLMQFQYVYAVSVFSNLSRPNLGEVPGKWLGKCIYHTGLRKKKVFVDSESEDNDGVSEDGEDAPSMHDQQEAQMQVEKETQIQVEKDAPPTDGNLETRRSVRLVKKKTKGVNSLYPLLRNLLKCHMKN, encoded by the exons ATGGAGCGCGAGCCGACCAGTTCAATGGAGGCGGTAGCACGGGGCAGCGGCAGCAGCATGGAGGGCGTCCGCTTGACTGGAAAGGTACAAATGTTCTTGATGCAGTTTCAGTACGTGTATGCAGTTTCAGTCTTCAGCAATTTGTCTCGTCCAA ATTTAGGAGAGGTCCCTGGTAAATGGCTCGGCAAATGCATATATCATACGGGGTTAAGAAAAA AGAAAGTATTTGTTGATAGTGAGAGTGAGGATAATGATGGGGTGAGTGAGGATGGGGAAGATGCTCCATCCATGCATGATCAGCAAGAGGCGCAAATGCAAGTGGAAAAAGAGACACAAATTCAAGTGGAAAAGGACGCACCACCAACAGATGGCAATTTGGAGACCCGTAGATCTGTACGGCTTGTCAAGAAGAAGACCAAGGGCGTCAACAGCCTATACCCGCTGCTTAGAAATCTGCTG AAATGCCACATGAAGAActaa